Below is a genomic region from Bacillus mycoides.
TTATTTTTCTATTAAATTGAAATTCGTACAAATTACTCATTTAGGGGAAATGGTTCGATTAATGAGTGATGGATTAACTGGAAAGACACGTAAAAAGGGAAGTGTATCGTCATTCCAAGCATTTTGTATGAGTTCAGCAGCTCGTATTGGTATCGGGAACTTAGCTGGTGTAGCGCTAGCTATTTCTATGGGAGGACCTGGAGCTGTATTTTGGATGTGGGTTATTGCGATTATTGGGGCGTCTTCAAGTTTCGTAGAAAGTACGCTTGCGCAAATTTATAAAATAAAAGATGGCAGTGGCTTCCGTGGTGGTCCTGCTTATTATATGGAAAAAGGTTTAAATAAACGTTGGATGGGAATTTGGTTCTCTATCCTTATTACAATTAGTTACGGTTTAATTTTCAACTCAGTACAAGCAAATACAGTGACATTAGCATTTAAAAATGCATTTGGTATTGAGCGTTATGTTGTAGGGATTGTGCTTGCGGTATTGGTTGCGGTTATTATTTTTGGTGGTGTGAAAAGTATTGCGCGTATGTCAGAAATGATTGTTCCGCCGATGGCAATTATTTATATTGCAGTAGCTGTGTTCGTTGTTATTAAAAATTATTATTTAATACCGGATATGTTTACAGAAATCTTTAAAGGTGCATTCGGTTTAGATTCAGCTGTAGGTGGCGGTATTGGTGCTGCAATGAAGTTTGGTATTCAGCGCGGATTATTTGCGAATGAAGCAGGTATGGGTAGTGCGCCAAACGCGGCTGCAACAGCTGATGTAACGCATCCAGCTAAACAAGGATTTATTCAAACAATTGGAGTATTAGTGGATACATTCTTAGTATGTACATCAACAGCGTTTATCGTACTATGTTCTGGTGCGTATAAGGCAACAAATTTAGAAGGTATTGAATTAACGCAAGTCGCGCTAAGTTCACAAATCGGTTCGTGGGCAAGTAGCTTCTTAGCGATTATCATTTTCTTATTTGCTTTCAGCTCATTACTAGGAAACTATTATTATGGTGAAACGAATATTGAATTTATTAAACGAAGTAAAACTTGGTTAACGATTTATCGTATTGCGGTTGTAGGAATGGTACTATTCGGCTCTGTTGCGACGCTTCAAGTTGTATGGAATATGGCAGACTTATTTATGGGTCTAATGGTAATCACAAACTTAATTGCGATTACACTTCTTGGCCGATTTGCGTATGCTGCGTTGGCGGACTATGTGAAACAAAAGAAACAAGGAAAAGATCCGGTATTCAGTGCAGATTCTATTCCTGGTTTAACGAACACAGAGTGTTGGGATAAGCCGGCGGTAACAGATAAAGAAAAAGCAGTATAATAAAAAGGCGAGCATCGAGATGAATTCGATGCTCGCCTTTTTTGTTGTAGTAAATGATAAAAAGGGTGAGAGGTAATTATTAATATAATTTTTGTTTGTTCATTCCTCTCGTTATTTGTAGGGAACGTACTGTCTTAAAAGTATGACTGGTCGAATAGGATGAGTGATTGAGTATTGGATAAATGCACGTACTAGTTATATTTTCACGTAAAAAAACATGTATGTTAGGAATCTTCACGTATCCATGTAATGAAACCTAACATAAAGTTCTTGATTACTAAAAGTTTTTAGAATATAATTTTCTTATTGTCATGAAGAGGGGGAACGCAATGATGGATTTTTTAACTCAGGTTATTGGGGATATAAATAATGTTCTATGGTCATATATTATTATTGCAATGCTAATTGGACTTGGACTTTATTTTTCTTTCCGAGTAAAGTTTGTTCAAATACGTTACTTTGGAGAAATGATTCGCTTACTTGGGGATGGA
It encodes:
- a CDS encoding alanine/glycine:cation symporter family protein, which produces MDILEQFVSSTNTILWSYILIAMLIGLGLYFSIKLKFVQITHLGEMVRLMSDGLTGKTRKKGSVSSFQAFCMSSAARIGIGNLAGVALAISMGGPGAVFWMWVIAIIGASSSFVESTLAQIYKIKDGSGFRGGPAYYMEKGLNKRWMGIWFSILITISYGLIFNSVQANTVTLAFKNAFGIERYVVGIVLAVLVAVIIFGGVKSIARMSEMIVPPMAIIYIAVAVFVVIKNYYLIPDMFTEIFKGAFGLDSAVGGGIGAAMKFGIQRGLFANEAGMGSAPNAAATADVTHPAKQGFIQTIGVLVDTFLVCTSTAFIVLCSGAYKATNLEGIELTQVALSSQIGSWASSFLAIIIFLFAFSSLLGNYYYGETNIEFIKRSKTWLTIYRIAVVGMVLFGSVATLQVVWNMADLFMGLMVITNLIAITLLGRFAYAALADYVKQKKQGKDPVFSADSIPGLTNTECWDKPAVTDKEKAV